In Carya illinoinensis cultivar Pawnee chromosome 10, C.illinoinensisPawnee_v1, whole genome shotgun sequence, one DNA window encodes the following:
- the LOC122279940 gene encoding probable methyltransferase At1g29790, with protein MGFTMSLNLLLLVAMVATNILSLYHLSSTIQTSGKPPTPPPVPDRLLHQLNTIRATINRLTRLQPTANPATKPTAASATLPPDLLLYSLLSPIATSCHNHPDLLRRYMNYTPFSLCPQDSDGVAESLILRGCHPLPRRRCFSQTPPKPTSSLSHNPFSPSLPDQNVVWDKYTCKSFNCLVRSYPNLGFDLSAEATRSMIYRDDLDLQIPQLLQIAKAANSVLRLGLDIGGGTGTFAARMKLYNVTVVTTTMNLGAPYNEAVALRGLVPLHVPLQQRFPVFDGVVDLVRCGHAVNRWIPLTALEFMLYDVDRVLRGGGYLWLDHFFSKGVDLDKLYAPLIGKLGYKKVKWATGIKANSKNGDVYLTALLQKPVSK; from the coding sequence ATGGGGTTCACAATGAGTCTGAATCTGCTGCTTCTCGTAGCCATGGTGGCCACCAACATCCTCTCCCTCTACCATCTCTCCTCCACAATTCAAACCTCTGGGAAGCCCCCCACTCCACCTCCTGTCCCTGACCGACTTCTCCACCAGCTCAACACCATACGCGCCACCATCAACCGCCTCACGCGCCTCCAACCCACAGCTAATCCTGCCACTAAACCCACCGCTGCCTCTGCCACCCTTCCGCCAGATCTCCTCCTCTACTCCCTCCTCTCTCCCATCGCCACCTCCTGCCACAACCACCCAGACCTCCTCCGCCGATATATGAATTATACCCCATTCTCTCTCTGCCCCCAGGACTCCGACGGGGTGGCCGAGTCCCTCATCCTGCGTGGCTGCCATCCACTCCCTCGCCGCCGGTGCTTCTCCCaaaccccaccaaaacccacctcGTCTCTTTCCCACAACCCGTTCTCTCCTTCGCTACCGGATCAAAACGTTGTGTGGGATAAGTACACTTGCAAAAGCTTCAACTGCCTCGTGCGCTCTTACCCAAACCTGGGTTTCGACCTCTCTGCGGAAGCCACCCGATCGATGATCTACAGGGACGACCTCGACCTCCAGATCCCACAACTCTTACAGATTGCCAAGGCGGCTAATTCTGTGCTTCGTCTCGGCCTCGACATTGGTGGCGGGACCGGGACTTTCGCGGCGCGGATGAAGCTCTACAATGTGACTGTTGTGACAACGACGATGAACCTCGGCGCTCCGTACAACGAGGCGGTGGCTCTGAGGGGCCTGGTTCCGCTGCACGTGCCGCTGCAGCAGCGGTTTCCGGTGTTCGACGGGGTGGTGGATCTTGTGCGTTGCGGCCACGCCGTGAATAGGTGGATACCGTTGACGGCGTTGGAGTTCATGCTTTACGACGTGGATAGAGTGTTGAGGGGTGGGGGGTACCTGTGGCTGGATCATTTCTTTAGCAAAGGGGTGGATCTTGACAAGCTTTATGCGCCGCTGATTGGGAAATTGGGGTACAAGAAGGTGAAGTGGGCGACAGGGATCAAGGCCAATTCGAAGAACGGGGACGTTTACCTGACTGCGCTTTTGCAGAAGCCCGTGTCCAAATGA
- the LOC122279942 gene encoding probable methyltransferase At1g29790, producing MGFTMSLNLLLLVAMVATNILSLYHLSCTIQTSVKPPAPPPVPDRLLHQLNTIRATINRLTRLQPTTNPATKATAGTATIPSDLLLYSLISPIATSCHYHPDLLHRYMNYTPFSLCPQDSDGVAETLILRGCHPLPRRRCFSQTPPKPTSSLSHNPFSPSLPDQNVVWDKYTCKSFNCLVRSYPNLGFDLSTEATRLMSYRDDLDLPIPQLLQIAKAANSVLRLGLDIGGGTGTFAARMKLYNVTVVTTTMNLGAPYNEAVALRGLVPLHVPLQQRFPVFDGVVDLVRCGHAVNRWIPLTALEFMLYDVDRVLRGGGYLWLDHFFSKGVDLDKLYAPLIGKLGYKKVKWATGIKANSKNGDVYLTALLHKPVSK from the coding sequence ATGGGGTTCACCATGAGTCTGAATCTGCTACTTCTCGTAGCCATGGTGGCCACCAACATCCTCTCCCTCTACCATCTCTCTTGCACAATTCAAACCTCTGTAAAACCCCCAGCTCCGCCTCCTGTCCCTGACCGACTTCTTCACCAGCTCAACACCATACGCGCCACCATAAACCGCCTCACGCGCCTCCAACCCACTACCAATCCTGCCACCAAAGCCACCGCCGGCACCGCCACCATACCATCGGATCTCCTCCTCTACTCCCTCATCTCTCCCATCGCCACCTCCTGCCACTACCACCCAGACCTCCTCCACCGATATATGAATTATACCCCATTCTCTCTCTGCCCCCAGGACTCCGACGGGGTGGCCGAGACCCTCATCCTGCGTGGCTGCCATCCACTCCCTCGCCGCCGGTGCTTCTCCCAAACCCCACCAAAGCCCACCTCGTCTCTTTCCCACAATCCGTTCTCTCCATCGCTACCGGATCAAAACGTTGTGTGGGataaatacacatgcaaaaGCTTCAACTGCCTCGTGCGCTCTTACCCAAACCTGGGTTTCGACCTCTCTACGGAAGCCACCCGATTGATGAGTTACAGGGACGACCTGGACCTCCCGATCCCACAACTCTTACAGATTGCCAAGGCGGCTAATTCTGTGCTCCGTCTCGGCCTCGACATTGGTGGCGGGACCGGGACTTTCGCGGCGCGGATGAAGCTCTACAATGTGACTGTTGTGACAACGACGATGAACCTTGGCGCTCCGTACAACGAGGCGGTGGCTCTGAGGGGCCTGGTTCCGCTGCACGTGCCGCTGCAGCAGCGGTTTCCGGTATTCGATGGGGTGGTGGATCTTGTGCGTTGCGGCCACGCCGTGAATAGGTGGATACCGTTGACGGCCTTGGAGTTCATGCTTTACGACGTGGATAGAGTGTTGAGGGGTGGAGGGTACCTGTGGCTGGATCATTTCTTTAGCAAAGGGGTGGATCTTGACAAGCTTTATGCGCCGTTGATTGGAAAATTGGGGTACAAGAAGGTGAAGTGGGCGACAGGGATCAAGGCCAATTCCAAGAACGGGGACGTTTACTTGACTGCGCTTTTGCATAAGCCTGTGTCCAAATGA